The Spirosoma sp. SC4-14 DNA window TTCGGGTGGCAACGCCATTGATGCTGCCATTGCTGCCAATGCAATGGAAGGACTCGTTGAACCGCACGTCAACGGTATTGGGGGCGATCTGTTCGCCATTGTCTGGTCGGCAAAAGATCGGAAATTATACGGTCTCAATGCATCCGGGCGATCGCCATACACGCTAACACTAGCCGAATTTCAGAAACGGGGCCTTACGCATATTCCATCAGATGGGCCTTTACCGGTTTCAGTACCCGGTTGTGTGGATGGCTGGTTTGAACTCCACAAGCGATTTGGTCGAACGCCCATGCCCAAAATTCTGTCGCACGCTATTCGATATGCCCGAGAAGGCTATCCTGTTCATGACGAAGCGGCTTTTTACTGGACTAGTATGATCAGTCGGTTTAGCAAGTATCCGAACGTAAAAGAAACTTATGCGCCGAATGGTGCTGCTCCGAAACGGGGCGAGGTCTTTACGAATCCGGCATTGGCCAACACGCTCGAAAAAATTGCCAAAGGAGGACGTGATGCCTTTTACAAAGGTGAAATTGCCCAAACTATCGACGCATTCATGAAAAAGATGGGTGGGTATCTGAGCGCTAAAGATCTGGCCGATCATACCTCCGAATGGGTAGAGCCAGTTTCGACCAACTATCGGGGCTACGATGTATGGGAACTGCCGCCTAACAGTCAGGGAATTGCCACGTTGCAAATGCTGAATATTCTGGAGGGTTACGATTTTTCGCAGATTCCGTGGGGTAGTCCCGAGCATATTCATCGCTTTGTGGAGGCTAAAAAACTAGCCTTCGAAGATCGGGCCAGATACTATGCCGATCCGGCTTTTGCGCAGATTCCGGTACGGGAGCTAATCTCTAAAGAATATGCCGCCAATCGTCGGAAACTAATTGATATGAACCGGGCGGCCAGCCGTGTCGATGCCGGAAATCCAGCGCTCAAACAGGGCGATACCATTTATCTGACCGTGGCAGACGATGAAGGAAATATGGTATCGCTAATTCAGAGTAATTACCGGGGTTTTGGGTCGGGGATGGTTCCTGATGGACTTGGCTTTATGTTGCAGGACCGTGGGGAATTATATAGCCTGATCGATGGACAGAACAACACTTTTGCGCCACATAAACGGCCATTTCAAACCATCATACCCGCTTTTGTTACAAAAGATGGTGAGCCGTTCATGAGCTTTGGTGTTATGGGGGGGAGTTTTCAGCCGCTTGGTCATGTGCAGATCATTATGAACATGATCGACTACGGCATGAACCCGCAGGAAGCAGGGGACGCTCCCCGTATCGACCATCACGGCTCGTCGGAACCAACCGGAGAGAAGATGACAGATTCGGGGATGATTACACTTGAGTCGGGCTATCCGTACGAAACCATCCGGGAGCTAATGCGTCGTGGGCACAAAATGGGCTATGAAATAGGCGGCTATGGCGGTTATCAGGCCATTATGTACGATGCCCGAAATAAAGTTTACCACGGCGCTACCGAGTCCCGAAAAGACGGCCAGGCCGCTGGGTTTTAGTTATTGGTCAGTTGCCTTCGGCGTAATTGGTTAATTGGTCATTAGTCATCCGGTTTATTCTAATGACTAATGACCAAAAACATTACGGCCGTGTCAGTAACTGGTCGATCAAAAACACTTCCCCGTTTTTGATAACCTGCTCCACATTCAGCGCATCGGTTATGTTGCTGAGTGGATCGCCATTGACAATGACCAGATCGGCCAGCTTTCCGGGCTCAATTGATCCTAAGTCTTTGCTGACGCCTACTGTTTCGGCTGCCCAGAGAGTAGCCGAACGCAGTGCCTGGTAGGGCGTTAGTCCGGCTCCTACAAACGATTGAAGTTCGGTGTGCAGGCTAAGTCCATACGGGACAAACGGACTGTCGGTACCGGTGGTAACATGCGCACCAGCATCGATCAGCGCTTTTACGCCTTTCTGTAGGTTACCGAAGTTAGTCAGGTAGCCCGGACTGATTTTAGCGTACTGTGCGGCACTAGCCTGTAGGGCATTGCTATATTCTTCGGAATAAAAGGCCTTATACTGCCGGTTGTTGTAAAGGCTCGGGTTTTTGGTGCCCAATACCGAAAAACCTCCCTGCAACGAAGCTGTAGGCGTAATGTTCATTCCTGATTTGGCCAGCAATTGAATGACATCCTGATAACTCCGATTCATTGCCGTAATCTTGGGCGAATAGCCCCGGCGGCTGGTTCCGCCGATATGCTCAACCGCATCAACATCGTAGCGCATAGCCGGAAAAATCTCGTGCGATGATACGGGCATTCCATTGGCATGGGCAAAGGCCGTAATCCGTTGTTGCATGGCGTCGGGCATACGCACGTAGGTTTTGATCAGATCATAGCCCAATTTTACGGAGCGATTGAGTTCGCGGTCGAGCTGTTCGTCCGAATTGATGCTGGTAGCGGCACCATAGTAGATACGGGTACCGTCGGTAAGGCCACCCGTAAAAAACTGCCGGGGGCCGGGCCGGGTGCCACTAGCCCATGACTCTTTGCGTTCGAGGGCATCGTAGGGATCGGCACCCGGCTCCCGAACGGACGTGATGCCGAAGGATAACCAGAGCCGCCCGATTTTTTCGCCAACCATCGAATGCTGATGCGTGTGCATCTCAAACAAACCAGGAATAATGGTTTTCGTCGATGCGTCGATCAACTTGCCCGCCCGACCCGTTTTATGTGGTTCGATCGCCTTAATTCGATGACCATCAATCAGGATGTCGACATTGTTGCGGTATGTATTGGCTTTTCCGTCGAAGAGTCGACCGGCATGGACCACCACAACCCCCGTTGGCTGACTGCTTTGCCAGGTCAATTCCATCGGGTGGGTTTCGACATGGCCATCGGCCAGGTAGACCTGTTTCAATACATCGGTGGCCAGAAACAGCAGGCTTTTTGAGTCGCCAGTCCAGGTGGGGGTATCGGTTTGCTCGCTGGTGAGCTGGCGGGGCGTTCCAACAATAGAGCCGTCTGCTTTTACATCGGTAACATAAAGGAGTCCATCAAGCACGTAAGCCATTTTGGTACCATCGGGCGACCATACGGGGCCGTTCTGGCCACGGGTTGCCAAACTATGTCCTGGAGCAGGCGTAACGTACCGATCGTTTTTGCCGTCGAGTGATAGCAGCAATACTTCGCTGACGCCCTCGCGGTAACGCGACGAATAGGGATGAAGGGCCGATAGGGCAATGGTCTTCCCGTTGGCCGACCAACTGGCCTGACTGGGCACAAACACCGATTCGTGCAGTTTTTGCGTTTTAGGAACCGTTACATCGGCTGTGTAGGTGACATCGGCCGTATAGAGTGTGCTGCGGCCCCAGGCATTGCGTGGGTCGCTCTGATAAAAAGCAATTTTGCTGCCATCCGGCGACCAGATCGGATAATGTAAATCGTCGGCCATATTAACCAGAATGCGATCCTGCCCCGTTTTTAAATCCCGAATCCAGACATCCATATTCCCATTTCGATCCGACACATACGCCAACTTCGTGCCATCGGGCGACCAGCTTGGTTCAAGTTCCATCGTTGGCCCCTGGGTTAATCGTTCGGGTCGTTTAGTGCCCTTAGCCAGTAGCCACAAATCACCCAGAGCCGCAAAGGCAATCTGTTGACCATCGGGCGAAATAGCGGCCCCCTTAATGCCTTTAACCGCTTGCGCCGTCTGGCTGTCGAAATCATACGTTTTGCGTTTATAGGTAGTTCGGGGGAGCGAAATGATTGCCTGAAACGGAATGGTCTGTGCCGTAGCGCTACCTATTTTCCGACGCTTGAGTAATCCGCTGGAGGTAAAAACATATTCGGTGGGCGAAAGCCAGCTAGCCCGGAACGGAAACACATCTTCTGTGGCATCGGTGAGCATCTGGGTTTTGCCGTCGGTTATCGATACTGCTTCCAGGCCACTTTGCGATTTGGTCAGTGCGTTATAGTACAGGTGTGAACCGGTGGGTTGCCACGAAGGGCCAGCAAGTTTAGCGGTGGATGGCGAAATGAGCTTTTCGGTGGTGTTGGGCGAAGCAGCATCGGGAGTCAGCACATAAACGCCGGGGGCATCGGTCCGATCCGACACAAAAGCAACCTGTTTGCCATCGGCTGAAAAAGCCGGATTGAAATCGTTTCCCGAATCGGTAGTTAGCTGAGTGAGTTTGCCATCGGCTACGGCAAGTTGCCAAATGTCGTAATTACCACTCCGATCCGATGAGAATACAATATGTTTACCATCGGGCGACCAGTACGGTTCGCGGTCGTCCTGAAGTCCTGAAGTTAGCTGCTTTGGTTTACCCCCAATTGCCGGAACCGTCCAGATGTGGTACCGACCGTCCCAAAAAGCATGAAAGGCAATTTGGCTTCCATCGGGCGACCAGCTTGGCTGGCGGCAGTCGCCCAGATTATCGGTAATGGGTTTGGCTACACCTCCCGTTATGGGCAAAACCCAGAGTGTTCCCTGTAAGTCGATGACTAGTTTAGTCTTATCGGGCGACAAATCGGCGGCCATATTAGTGCCTTCCGTGACGGTTACCCGGATTGAATCGATCCCGCTTGCTCGTATTTGATGTATTTGAAGAAAAAATAGAATTAAGCCTGAACGGGCTACTCGAAGTACGGTTGGAAGTCGCATAGGTTTCATAGGAGGAAGGACAACTTGCTGATTACGAGAAGTATGATTAATTCTACTTATTCGGTTTCTGAACCTACGCACCCAAAGCTATACTTCCAAACATCGAACTGATTTGTGGGGTGTTCACCAAAAATTCCCTTGAAAAACCGTAATTATCCTTAAAAAAAGTCTACGTAACTTGTTTTTTACATTGGGTTATGCAGGGGCAAATTCTATATTTGTAGGCATTCCTATTTCTAAATTCACTTATAACCTATTAACTAATCGCATGAATTATAGTGTCTATCTAGTTCCCGCACTAGGTATTGTTGGCTTGCTGCTAATGTTTACCAAATTTATGTGGGTTTCGCGGCAGGATGCTGGCGACGACCGCATGCAGGAAATCGCTACGTATATCGCCAACGGTGCCCTGGCCTTCCTCAAAGCAGAGTGGCGTGTATTGACCTATTTTGGCGTTATTGTTGCTATTTTGCTGGCTTATTCCGGTTCTTTAGTCGAAAATTCAAGCCCCCTCATTGGTGTGTCTTTTGTGCTTGGGGCATTTTTGTCCGCGCTGGCGGGCTATATTGGTATGACCATTGCCACCAAAGCCAATGTGCGTACTGCTCAGGCTGCCCGAACCAGCCTGACTAAAGCGCTGGAGGTATCGTTTACGGGTGGTTCCGTTATGGGTATCGGGGTGGCTGGTCTGGCTGTGCTGGGTCTTGGGAGTTTATTTATTGTACTCTACAACTTATATGTTGGCCCTAATGGCGACGTGAACGGGCTGCCAATGGAGAAAACGCTCGAAGTACTGGCAGGTTTCTCTCTTGGTGCTGAATCCATTGCTTTGTTTGCCCGGGTAGGCGGTGGTATTTACACAAAAGCGGCCGACGTTGGGGCCGATCTCGTTGGTAAAGTAGAGGCCGGTATTCCGGAAGATGATCCGCGCAACCCGGCAACCATTGCCGATAATGTGGGCGATAACGTGGGCGATGTAGCCGGTATGGGGGCTGACTTGTTCGGTTCGTATGTAGCTACCATTCTGGCTACTATGGTTCTTGGACGTGAAATCAAGATTCCAGCCGAGGCTAATATTTTTGGACATGCACCTATCGTACTGCCAATGGTGATTGCCGGTGTTGGACTGATTTTCTCGATTGTGGCTACATACTTCGTGCGCGTAAAAGATGACAACGGCAGTGTACAGGGCGCGCTGAATTTTGGCAACTGGGCATCAATTATTCTAACGCTGATTGCGTCGTACTTCCTGGTCACAAACTACCTGCCCGATGTTACAATGGAAATTCGTGGAGTTACATTTACGCGGATGGATGTGTTCTACGCTATCGTTACCGGCTTGGTTGTAGGTGCTCTGATGTCTATCATTACGGAATATTATACCGCAATGGGACGCCGTCCGGTACTGTCAATTATCCGGCAGTCGGCTACAGGAGCGGCTACCAACATTATTGGTGGCTTATCCGTAGGGATGGAGTCGACCGTATTACCGATTCTGGTGCTGGCGGCTGGTATTTACCTGTCGTATGAATTTGCGGGTTTATATGGCGTGGCCATTTCGGCCGCTGGCATGATGGCAACAACGGCCATGCAACTGGCGATCGACGCGTTTGGACCTATTGCCGATAATGCGGGTGGTATTGCCGAAATGAGTTATCTGCCCGAAGAAGTTCGGGGACGCACCGATATTCTCGACGCGGTTGGCAACACAACGGCGGCTACAGGCAAAGGCTTTGCTATTGCATCGGCTGCGCTAACGGCTCTGGCGTTGTTTGCTGCTTTTGTGGGCATTGCTGGTATTTCGACGATTGATATTTACAAAGCAAACGTGCTGGCAGGACTCTTTGTAGGGGCCATGATTCCGTTCATTTTCTCCTCGCTGGCGATTGCGGCCGTGGGTCGTGCCGCCATGAAGATGGTGGAAGAAGTTCGTCGCCAATTCCGCGAAATTCCGGGTATTCTGGAAGGAACTGGTAAACCCGAATACGAAAAATGTGTGGCTATTTCAACGCAGGCATCTATTCGGGAGATGGTGTTGCCGGGAGCCATTGCGCTTTCAGTGCCGGTTATTGTGGGCTTTACGTTTGGCCCTGAAGTGTTGGGCGGTTTGCTGGCCGGTGTAACGGTATCGGGCGTATTGATGGGGATTTTTCAGAACAATGCCGGTGGTGCCTGGGATAATGCCAAAAAATCGTTCGAAAAGGGTGTTATGATCAACGGTGAAATGTTCTACAAAAAATCAGAACCGCACAAGGCATCGGTAACGGGCGATACGGTGGGTGATCCGTTTAAAGACACATCAGGACCATCAATGAACATCCTCATTAAGCTAATGTCGATTGTATCGCTGGTCATTGCGCCCTATATCGCCGTTAAGCCTGCCAACCATACCGGTGAGGTAATTGTTACCGAGGTCGATGAAGTGCTGCTCCCTGCCGGTGATACACCAGACGGCATGGCCGAAACTGATCCAACGGCGGCCAATCTGGGTGAGTTCATGAAGCGGAAACTGTCGAGCGGCACCGAACTCAATATCCCGGAAAATGGTATCGAAAACAACCTGCTGAAATTTATCGAGAGCGATAAGCCCGTCGACAAAACGACCTGGTTCGATTTCGATCGGTTGCTGTTCGAAACCGGTAGCGCTACGCTGAAACCACAGTCGCAGGAGCAACTGAAAAATATTGCCGAAATTCTGAAAGCGTTTCCGGCAGTGAACATCAAACTGGGCGGTTATACAGACAATACGGGCAATGCCGCCAGCAATCTAAAGCTCTCGCAGGATCGGGCTAACTCCGTTCGGGTTGAGTTAGAAAAGATGGGTATTGACAACAACCGTCTGGAAGCCGAAGGCTATGGACAGGAGCATCCCGTAGCCTCTAACGACACTGAAGAGGGCCGTGCCAAAAATCGCCGGATTTCAATTCGCGTGACGAAGAAATAATCGGTTTATGGTTTACGGTTGCGCTGCCAGAGCAGGATGTGTGCTAACAGGCGGAGCAACCGTAAACCAAATACCGTAAACCACTTACTTCTTCCGTTTGGCAATGATAAAGCTTCCCCAAATGGCTCGGGTGCGTAGTGTATCGGTTCCGGCAATGAGAGTGCCGCTAATTCTGCCAGCGAGGTATTCATTGCCATTTCGGCTGACCTGTGTCAGTATCTGCGAGTTACGTGGGAAGCCTGGGTCTTCAAATGATACTCCATAACTTGTTGCAGTCGCCTGTTCAGGTTTCAGTGCCGGAAAACTTAACTGCGTAAATGCATAAGGAGTTGATATTGTATAGGTTTTGCCAAAAGCGGTTAGATTCGTGCCGTGATTAAGGGTTAGCGCCATGTTGCCACCGGCTCCGTCGTATAGTCCTGTCATATAATCAACATCGCTGCCTGCCAATACAGTTGAGAAAGCAGGCTGGCGATTCACAAACTTAGCCAGATAACTATCTTCTTTCTGGCTTGTCCGTAACGTGTCTTTACCAAAAATAAACGGCGTTCGTTCGGCTGTGAAAGTAGTGGCAAACCACAGGTTATCGTTTTCGTCTACGGCCAGAAAGCCTTTCTGAGTCAATGCGCCTGAAGGCTGCTCAAATGACCAACGTTCATTACCGGCAAAATCCCATTCTTTAATCAGGATACTACTGCTGTTGCTAAAACGTTCTCCGCCCACGGTGAGCGAATAGAACGTGTTATGCTTACTCAGGCGCAGGTCGTCGGCATTGTCGAAGAGAGCTGTGTTAATTGGCTTTTCCCAGAGCTTCGTTCCATTCGGATCGAAAGCAACCAGAAATGTATCATCGTCACCAGTATGGCCATTTTTACTGATGTTTGAACCCTGAGCTACAAAATTTCCATTAGGCAGCACGAGCAACTGCTCCAGAGATGTATTTTTTGCTGTTCGAAACTCTTTTGCCCAAAGTAGCCCGCCGTTTTTATCCAATTTAGCAATGAAGCCCCGGAATAGTGAGTCGTAAGGAAACAAAAGCTGTTCTCTGTAGGTCAGTGAACCGTAGAATCCGCCACAAACCAGTATGTTCTGATCCTTGTCGACTACAACCTTATTCGCAAAACAACGATCGTCGCGATTATCTGTGTTTTTTGGCATAAATTGATAATACCATTCACAGGTACGATCTGGATGAAATTTCAGGACAACGCCACTAAAATGGGTACCTGTCACCTGGGTTTGTTGGCAAAAGAGTGTCTGGCCAAAGCCAATTCCGGCTACATACAAATTTTCAGAAGCGTCGGCTACGAGTGCTTCTGTAGTGTAGCCCTGGCCAGGAAGGCCATCGGTAAATAACCAGGCTTCGGTAATCCGTTTATCGGAACAGGGCTTAAATAGGCAGCAGGCCGATACCAGAATAGAAACCAGAGGAATAAGGAGTAGTGATTTTTTCATGGTGGGTATAACTCGGTTAAAGTTTTACCCTAATAACCAGTTTTTTAGCAGTTTTTTCAACTGACTATCCCTGAATTAGATACCCACGAAAGGCCCATCGTACTTTACGGTCTTTTTTCTGGTTTTGACCCGGTTATAGCCTTTGATAACGGCTCTTTAATTACATCAAAATGTTATTCACGGCCTGAATAGCTGGTGGAAGGTTAGTTTCGTCGAGCATTTCGCGCAGGTCGATTTCAATAGTTCGACTCATCGAGGTGATGGGCGTATCGTTGGGGCCACCTTCGAATGGGTTCTCGGTGCTTTCGCCAATTTTTTCGAGGGTCGTAAAAACCCACGAAACTACTACGCTAAAAGGAATGGTTAACCAAACCAGATTGTCGCCCAGTTTGTCGAACTCTTTCAGCAGCCCAAACGGAACCATGATCACGAACAGGCGAATGAAAAACTGGTTGATGGTGGCGAACTGACGCGGGTAAGGAAAATTTTTGATTCGTTCGCTCTTTCCCTGATGGTCGTAGAACTCTTTCAAAAGCGATTCAAGCTGCACATACTGTAATTCGGTAATCCAGCCCTGATCCGATAAGGTCTGTAATTGCTTCGATTGTAAGCTAATGAGTTGGGTAGCCCGGTTTTTCTTGCTCAACACATACGACACCTCATCGGGCGACAGCAACGGCTGAAGCTCATCGTTCAGATTGCCGACCCGCTCCGGAATTGTGTAGCGTGAAGCATATTCGGTATTATAGCGTTTCGTGAAAATATTTTCCCAGCTACGCGATTCGCGTAGCTGATACCGAAGGGCGGTCATCCAGGCAATATGCCGGTAAATGAGCTGTTGGTGAACAAGCAGCCGCTCGGATGCCGTTGCTGAGGGCGAACGAATAAAATCCCGCACCATAATTCCCCAGGTTCGACTGCTGTTGACGATACCACCCCAAATTTGCCGGGCTTCCCAGGCACGGGCATAGGTGGCACTATTCTTAAAACCGGCAATAAATGCAGCCGCAGTTCCCATTAAGGCGACTGGCACCCATGGAATAGACAGCCAGTTCCAGCCAGCAACGGCATACAGACCCGTAGCCAGAACGGCTATGCCAGTAAGAACATAA harbors:
- a CDS encoding amidohydrolase family protein; this encodes MRLPTVLRVARSGLILFFLQIHQIRASGIDSIRVTVTEGTNMAADLSPDKTKLVIDLQGTLWVLPITGGVAKPITDNLGDCRQPSWSPDGSQIAFHAFWDGRYHIWTVPAIGGKPKQLTSGLQDDREPYWSPDGKHIVFSSDRSGNYDIWQLAVADGKLTQLTTDSGNDFNPAFSADGKQVAFVSDRTDAPGVYVLTPDAASPNTTEKLISPSTAKLAGPSWQPTGSHLYYNALTKSQSGLEAVSITDGKTQMLTDATEDVFPFRASWLSPTEYVFTSSGLLKRRKIGSATAQTIPFQAIISLPRTTYKRKTYDFDSQTAQAVKGIKGAAISPDGQQIAFAALGDLWLLAKGTKRPERLTQGPTMELEPSWSPDGTKLAYVSDRNGNMDVWIRDLKTGQDRILVNMADDLHYPIWSPDGSKIAFYQSDPRNAWGRSTLYTADVTYTADVTVPKTQKLHESVFVPSQASWSANGKTIALSALHPYSSRYREGVSEVLLLSLDGKNDRYVTPAPGHSLATRGQNGPVWSPDGTKMAYVLDGLLYVTDVKADGSIVGTPRQLTSEQTDTPTWTGDSKSLLFLATDVLKQVYLADGHVETHPMELTWQSSQPTGVVVVHAGRLFDGKANTYRNNVDILIDGHRIKAIEPHKTGRAGKLIDASTKTIIPGLFEMHTHQHSMVGEKIGRLWLSFGITSVREPGADPYDALERKESWASGTRPGPRQFFTGGLTDGTRIYYGAATSINSDEQLDRELNRSVKLGYDLIKTYVRMPDAMQQRITAFAHANGMPVSSHEIFPAMRYDVDAVEHIGGTSRRGYSPKITAMNRSYQDVIQLLAKSGMNITPTASLQGGFSVLGTKNPSLYNNRQYKAFYSEEYSNALQASAAQYAKISPGYLTNFGNLQKGVKALIDAGAHVTTGTDSPFVPYGLSLHTELQSFVGAGLTPYQALRSATLWAAETVGVSKDLGSIEPGKLADLVIVNGDPLSNITDALNVEQVIKNGEVFLIDQLLTRP
- the ggt gene encoding gamma-glutamyltransferase codes for the protein MKHIVWTTAFLIVGSVSPFVRAQDRLSGKTFATRAVVMARHGMACTSHPLSTQAAVDILRSGGNAIDAAIAANAMEGLVEPHVNGIGGDLFAIVWSAKDRKLYGLNASGRSPYTLTLAEFQKRGLTHIPSDGPLPVSVPGCVDGWFELHKRFGRTPMPKILSHAIRYAREGYPVHDEAAFYWTSMISRFSKYPNVKETYAPNGAAPKRGEVFTNPALANTLEKIAKGGRDAFYKGEIAQTIDAFMKKMGGYLSAKDLADHTSEWVEPVSTNYRGYDVWELPPNSQGIATLQMLNILEGYDFSQIPWGSPEHIHRFVEAKKLAFEDRARYYADPAFAQIPVRELISKEYAANRRKLIDMNRAASRVDAGNPALKQGDTIYLTVADDEGNMVSLIQSNYRGFGSGMVPDGLGFMLQDRGELYSLIDGQNNTFAPHKRPFQTIIPAFVTKDGEPFMSFGVMGGSFQPLGHVQIIMNMIDYGMNPQEAGDAPRIDHHGSSEPTGEKMTDSGMITLESGYPYETIRELMRRGHKMGYEIGGYGGYQAIMYDARNKVYHGATESRKDGQAAGF
- a CDS encoding bestrophin family ion channel, encoding MHTGRNYTFKELILWTRRDIYVLTGIAVLATGLYAVAGWNWLSIPWVPVALMGTAAAFIAGFKNSATYARAWEARQIWGGIVNSSRTWGIMVRDFIRSPSATASERLLVHQQLIYRHIAWMTALRYQLRESRSWENIFTKRYNTEYASRYTIPERVGNLNDELQPLLSPDEVSYVLSKKNRATQLISLQSKQLQTLSDQGWITELQYVQLESLLKEFYDHQGKSERIKNFPYPRQFATINQFFIRLFVIMVPFGLLKEFDKLGDNLVWLTIPFSVVVSWVFTTLEKIGESTENPFEGGPNDTPITSMSRTIEIDLREMLDETNLPPAIQAVNNILM
- a CDS encoding sodium-translocating pyrophosphatase — its product is MNYSVYLVPALGIVGLLLMFTKFMWVSRQDAGDDRMQEIATYIANGALAFLKAEWRVLTYFGVIVAILLAYSGSLVENSSPLIGVSFVLGAFLSALAGYIGMTIATKANVRTAQAARTSLTKALEVSFTGGSVMGIGVAGLAVLGLGSLFIVLYNLYVGPNGDVNGLPMEKTLEVLAGFSLGAESIALFARVGGGIYTKAADVGADLVGKVEAGIPEDDPRNPATIADNVGDNVGDVAGMGADLFGSYVATILATMVLGREIKIPAEANIFGHAPIVLPMVIAGVGLIFSIVATYFVRVKDDNGSVQGALNFGNWASIILTLIASYFLVTNYLPDVTMEIRGVTFTRMDVFYAIVTGLVVGALMSIITEYYTAMGRRPVLSIIRQSATGAATNIIGGLSVGMESTVLPILVLAAGIYLSYEFAGLYGVAISAAGMMATTAMQLAIDAFGPIADNAGGIAEMSYLPEEVRGRTDILDAVGNTTAATGKGFAIASAALTALALFAAFVGIAGISTIDIYKANVLAGLFVGAMIPFIFSSLAIAAVGRAAMKMVEEVRRQFREIPGILEGTGKPEYEKCVAISTQASIREMVLPGAIALSVPVIVGFTFGPEVLGGLLAGVTVSGVLMGIFQNNAGGAWDNAKKSFEKGVMINGEMFYKKSEPHKASVTGDTVGDPFKDTSGPSMNILIKLMSIVSLVIAPYIAVKPANHTGEVIVTEVDEVLLPAGDTPDGMAETDPTAANLGEFMKRKLSSGTELNIPENGIENNLLKFIESDKPVDKTTWFDFDRLLFETGSATLKPQSQEQLKNIAEILKAFPAVNIKLGGYTDNTGNAASNLKLSQDRANSVRVELEKMGIDNNRLEAEGYGQEHPVASNDTEEGRAKNRRISIRVTKK